The following are from one region of the Brienomyrus brachyistius isolate T26 chromosome 13, BBRACH_0.4, whole genome shotgun sequence genome:
- the LOC125706022 gene encoding ubiquitin carboxyl-terminal hydrolase 8-like isoform X2, with amino-acid sequence MPAVTTEVKELYLCTSLGELNKKAEIKPDKTSTRSYVQSACKIFKAAEECRLDRDEEKAYVLYMKYLTVYDLIKKRPDFKQQQDFFQSILGSNSLKKAIEEAEKLSESLKLRYEEAEVRRNLEERERQEEKKRRGENPGQAMGKGSLKDAAGAEKETKKLKWGKRDNKKENAGAPPGGVTPEQLFQMMRDQCLRIIVMDARSRKDFEESQIQVPTQHCISVPEEAISPGITASQIEAKLPASSRGEWDHRGFADYIVLLDWSSSAGDLKLGTTLRSLKDALYKWDSKTVLRSEPLVLEGGYENWLLFYPMYTSNAKVRPPRQETVDIIPKLNFNYPSLEEPDPGEDPGEEAPVQVNGDSGCVDDKGVGPKDLEASGIASQEKTKKGSPVQSGFRTKPVPQFDRAKKPAIKKSDGARSSNTLPKDQQPAQNGPAIPDRSAKPGPSPRHSARAEERNHIQTDSSKPSQAKKEEERRKEDSKKEEEQGEVEEVADESRGEGKEERRQDRKRLERQEAAKDEQEEEVVERKDRRWQSSQNAEQAKSMPLDWPAPKSVVSEIKREPLTRARSEEMGRTVPGLPDGWMKFLDTVTGTYRYYHSPTNRVHLYPPEVSVSQTPPATPPTHKQKKVQRHAAEPDSDHAKLKRSYSSPDITQSLQDEGPKKLPATPFINREIKPPRVTPYAKTEISWLSAAKIRNLNPMFGGLGASLTGLRNLGNTCYMNSILQCLCNTPAMAEYFNKNYYQEDINRFNILGHKGEVAEEFGVVVKALWSGLYKYISPRDFKVTIGKINEQFAGYEQQDSQELLLFLMDGLHEDLNKADNRKRYKEETIDHLDDFKAAELAWSKHKLLNESVIVALFQGQFKSTVQCLTCHRKSRTFETFMYLSLPLASTNRCTLQDCLKLFSKEEKLTDSNRVFCRQCKVHRDATKKLEIWKVPPILLVHLKRFSYEGRWKQKLQTSVDFPLENLDLAQYVIGPKHNLKKYNLIGVSNHYGGLDGGHYTAYCKNAQKQRWFKFDDHEVTDVPASSVKSSAAYIFFYTAL; translated from the exons ATGCCAGCGGTGACGACTGAGGTTAAAGAGCTGTACCTCTGTACGTCTTTGGGCGAACTGAACAAGAAGGCCGAAATAAAGCCGGACAAGACAAGTACCAGAAG CTATGTACAAAGTGCCTGTAAAATCTTCAAGGCGGCGGAAGAGTGTCGCTTGGACCGCGATGAGGAGAAGGCGTATGTCCTGTACATGAAATACCTAACGGTTTATGACCTCATCAAAAAGAGGCCTGACTTCAAACAGCAGCAG GATTTTTTTCAGTCTATACTTGGCTCAAACAGTCTAAAAAAAGCCATAGAGGAGGCTGAGAAACTATCGGAGAGCCTTAAACTCAG GTACGAAGAGGCTGAGGTACGGAGGAACCTGGAAGAACGGGAGAGGCAGGAGGAGAAGaagaggaggggggagaatcCGGGACAGGCCATGGGCAAGGGCTCGCTAAAGGACGCCGCAGGAGCCGAAAAGGAGACAAAGAAG ttaaaatggGGGAAAAGGGACAATAAGAAGGAAAATG ctggTGCCCCTCCTGGGGGGGTCACCCCGGAGCAGCTGTTTCAGATGATGAGGGATCAGTGCCTACGGATCATCGTCATGGATGCCCGGAGCAGGAAGGATTTTGAGGAGTCGCAGATCCAGGTGCCCACGCAGCACTGCATCAGTGTTCCAGAGGAGGCCATCAGCCCGGG AATAACTGCCAGTCAGATTGAGGCGAAACTCCCTGCGAGCTCGAGAGGAGAGTGGGACCACCGTGGATTTGCTGACTACATCGTCCTGCTGGACTGGTCCAGCTCAGCAGGGGACTTGAAGCTGGGGACGACGCTTCGCAGCCTGAAAGACGCCCTTTACAAG TGGGACAGCAAGACAGTGCTGCGGAGTGAACCTCTGGTGCTGGAAGGCGGTTATGAAAACTGGCTTCTCTTCTATCCTATGTACACATCTAATGCCAAAGTCAGACCACCCAGGCAGGAGACTGTTGACATAATCCCAAAGT TGAATTTCAACTACCCCTCGCTTGAGGAGCCAGATCCTGGAGAAGACCCTGGGGAAGAGGCACCTGTGCAGGTCAACGGGGATTCGGGCTGCGTGGATGATAAGGGGGTGGGACCAAAAGATCTTGAAGCATCAGGCATCGCGTCTCAAGAGAAAACGAAGAAAGGCTCACCCGTCCAGTCTGGCTtcaggactaaacctgtaccacAG TTTGATCGCGCAAAAAAGCCAGCTATCAAAAAATCTGATGGTGCCAGATCCTCAAACACCTTACCTAAGGACCAGCAACCGGCGCAGAATGGACCTGCAATTCCAGACCGCTCTGCTAAGCCTGGTCCGAGTCCCAGGCACTCCGCAAGGGCGGAAGAGAGGAACCATATCCAAACGGACTCAAGCAAGCCATCACAGGCTAAGAAAGAAGAGGAGAGGCGGAAGGAAGATAGcaagaaggaagaggagcagggggaggtggaggaggtggcGGATGAAAGCCGAGGAGAAGGTAAAGAGGAGAGGCGGCAGGACAGGAAGAGGCTGGAGAGACAAGAGGCGGCTAAAGATGAGCAGGAGGAAGAAGTGGTggagaggaaagacaggagatgGCAGAGCAGCCAAAATGCTGAGCAGGCAAAGAgcatgcctctggactggccTGCCCCCAAGAGCGTAGTCAGTGAAATCAAG AGGGAGCCGCTGACCAGGGCGAGAAGTGAGGAGATGGGGCGGACGGTCCCAGGTCTTCCCGACGGCTGGATGAAG TTCCTGGACACGGTGACGGGAACGTACCGGTACTACCACTCCCCCACCAACAGGGTACACCTGTACCCCCCGGAAGTGAGCGTTTCCCAGACGCCCCCAGCCACGCCTCCAACCCACAAACAGAAGAAAGTGCAGCGGCACGCCGCCGAGCCCGACAGTGACCACGCCAAACTGAAACGCTCTTACTCGTCGCCCGACATCACGCAGTCACTTCAAGATGAGGGACCCAAGAAGCTGCCGGCCACACCCTTCATCAACAGAGAGATCAA GCCGCCCAGAGTGACCCCTTACGCAAAAACCGAGATCTCCTGGCTCTCTGCCGCCAAAATCCGCAACCTGAACCCCATGTTTGGGGGACTGGGGGCGTCACTGACCGGGCTGCGCAACCTTGGCAACACTTGTTACATGAACTCCATCTTGCAATGTCTGTGTAACACTCCTGCCATGGCCGAGTACTTCAATAAGAACTACTACCAGGAAGACATCAATAG GTTCAACATCTTGGGGCACAAGGGTGAGGTGGCAGAGGAGTTTGGTGTGGTTGTGAAAGCGCTGTGGTCTGGGCTGTATAAGTACATCAGCCCCCGGGATTTCAAGGTCACCATCGGCAAGATCAATGAGCAGTTCGCCGGCTACGAGCAGCAGGATTCCCAGGAGCTGCTGCTCTTCCTCATGGACGGTCTCCATGAGGACCTGAACAAA GCTGACAACCGCAAAAGGTACAAGGAGGAAACCATTGACCACCTGGATGATTTCAAGGCAGCAGAATTAGCCTGGAGTAAACACAAGCTGCTCAATGAGTCCGTCATCGTAGCCCTGTTCCAGGGTCAGTTCAAATCCACCGTTCAGTGTCTAACATGCCACCGGAAGTCCCGCACCTTCGAGACGTTCATGTACCTCTCCCTGCCACTGGCATCCACCAACAGGTGCACCCTGCAG GACTGCCTGAAGCTCTTCTCCAAAGAAGAGAAGCTAACTGATAGCAACAGGGTCTTCTGTAGACAATGTAAGGTCCACAGAGATGCCACCAAGAAGTTGGAAATCTGGAAAGTTCCACCAATTCTGCTGGTGCACTTGAAAAG ATTCTCTTATGAAGGTCGCTGGAAACAGAAGCTGCAGACGTCGGTCGACTTCCCCCTTGAGAACCTGGATTTGGCTCAATATGTCATCGGCCCAAAACACAACTTGAAAAAGTATAACTTGATCGGAGTATCT AACCACTACGGGGGACTCGACGGCGGACACTACACAGCCTACTGTAAGAACGCCCAGAAGCAGCGCTGGTTCAAGTTTGACGACCACGAGGTGACCGACGTCCCCGCATCCTCTGTCAAGTCCTCAGCCGCTTACATCTTCTTTTACACGGCCCTCTGA
- the LOC125706022 gene encoding ubiquitin carboxyl-terminal hydrolase 8-like isoform X1, with protein sequence MPAVTTEVKELYLCTSLGELNKKAEIKPDKTSTRSYVQSACKIFKAAEECRLDRDEEKAYVLYMKYLTVYDLIKKRPDFKQQQDFFQSILGSNSLKKAIEEAEKLSESLKLRYEEAEVRRNLEERERQEEKKRRGENPGQAMGKGSLKDAAGAEKETKKLKWGKRDNKKENAAGAPPGGVTPEQLFQMMRDQCLRIIVMDARSRKDFEESQIQVPTQHCISVPEEAISPGITASQIEAKLPASSRGEWDHRGFADYIVLLDWSSSAGDLKLGTTLRSLKDALYKWDSKTVLRSEPLVLEGGYENWLLFYPMYTSNAKVRPPRQETVDIIPKLNFNYPSLEEPDPGEDPGEEAPVQVNGDSGCVDDKGVGPKDLEASGIASQEKTKKGSPVQSGFRTKPVPQFDRAKKPAIKKSDGARSSNTLPKDQQPAQNGPAIPDRSAKPGPSPRHSARAEERNHIQTDSSKPSQAKKEEERRKEDSKKEEEQGEVEEVADESRGEGKEERRQDRKRLERQEAAKDEQEEEVVERKDRRWQSSQNAEQAKSMPLDWPAPKSVVSEIKREPLTRARSEEMGRTVPGLPDGWMKFLDTVTGTYRYYHSPTNRVHLYPPEVSVSQTPPATPPTHKQKKVQRHAAEPDSDHAKLKRSYSSPDITQSLQDEGPKKLPATPFINREIKPPRVTPYAKTEISWLSAAKIRNLNPMFGGLGASLTGLRNLGNTCYMNSILQCLCNTPAMAEYFNKNYYQEDINRFNILGHKGEVAEEFGVVVKALWSGLYKYISPRDFKVTIGKINEQFAGYEQQDSQELLLFLMDGLHEDLNKADNRKRYKEETIDHLDDFKAAELAWSKHKLLNESVIVALFQGQFKSTVQCLTCHRKSRTFETFMYLSLPLASTNRCTLQDCLKLFSKEEKLTDSNRVFCRQCKVHRDATKKLEIWKVPPILLVHLKRFSYEGRWKQKLQTSVDFPLENLDLAQYVIGPKHNLKKYNLIGVSNHYGGLDGGHYTAYCKNAQKQRWFKFDDHEVTDVPASSVKSSAAYIFFYTAL encoded by the exons ATGCCAGCGGTGACGACTGAGGTTAAAGAGCTGTACCTCTGTACGTCTTTGGGCGAACTGAACAAGAAGGCCGAAATAAAGCCGGACAAGACAAGTACCAGAAG CTATGTACAAAGTGCCTGTAAAATCTTCAAGGCGGCGGAAGAGTGTCGCTTGGACCGCGATGAGGAGAAGGCGTATGTCCTGTACATGAAATACCTAACGGTTTATGACCTCATCAAAAAGAGGCCTGACTTCAAACAGCAGCAG GATTTTTTTCAGTCTATACTTGGCTCAAACAGTCTAAAAAAAGCCATAGAGGAGGCTGAGAAACTATCGGAGAGCCTTAAACTCAG GTACGAAGAGGCTGAGGTACGGAGGAACCTGGAAGAACGGGAGAGGCAGGAGGAGAAGaagaggaggggggagaatcCGGGACAGGCCATGGGCAAGGGCTCGCTAAAGGACGCCGCAGGAGCCGAAAAGGAGACAAAGAAG ttaaaatggGGGAAAAGGGACAATAAGAAGGAAAATG cagctggTGCCCCTCCTGGGGGGGTCACCCCGGAGCAGCTGTTTCAGATGATGAGGGATCAGTGCCTACGGATCATCGTCATGGATGCCCGGAGCAGGAAGGATTTTGAGGAGTCGCAGATCCAGGTGCCCACGCAGCACTGCATCAGTGTTCCAGAGGAGGCCATCAGCCCGGG AATAACTGCCAGTCAGATTGAGGCGAAACTCCCTGCGAGCTCGAGAGGAGAGTGGGACCACCGTGGATTTGCTGACTACATCGTCCTGCTGGACTGGTCCAGCTCAGCAGGGGACTTGAAGCTGGGGACGACGCTTCGCAGCCTGAAAGACGCCCTTTACAAG TGGGACAGCAAGACAGTGCTGCGGAGTGAACCTCTGGTGCTGGAAGGCGGTTATGAAAACTGGCTTCTCTTCTATCCTATGTACACATCTAATGCCAAAGTCAGACCACCCAGGCAGGAGACTGTTGACATAATCCCAAAGT TGAATTTCAACTACCCCTCGCTTGAGGAGCCAGATCCTGGAGAAGACCCTGGGGAAGAGGCACCTGTGCAGGTCAACGGGGATTCGGGCTGCGTGGATGATAAGGGGGTGGGACCAAAAGATCTTGAAGCATCAGGCATCGCGTCTCAAGAGAAAACGAAGAAAGGCTCACCCGTCCAGTCTGGCTtcaggactaaacctgtaccacAG TTTGATCGCGCAAAAAAGCCAGCTATCAAAAAATCTGATGGTGCCAGATCCTCAAACACCTTACCTAAGGACCAGCAACCGGCGCAGAATGGACCTGCAATTCCAGACCGCTCTGCTAAGCCTGGTCCGAGTCCCAGGCACTCCGCAAGGGCGGAAGAGAGGAACCATATCCAAACGGACTCAAGCAAGCCATCACAGGCTAAGAAAGAAGAGGAGAGGCGGAAGGAAGATAGcaagaaggaagaggagcagggggaggtggaggaggtggcGGATGAAAGCCGAGGAGAAGGTAAAGAGGAGAGGCGGCAGGACAGGAAGAGGCTGGAGAGACAAGAGGCGGCTAAAGATGAGCAGGAGGAAGAAGTGGTggagaggaaagacaggagatgGCAGAGCAGCCAAAATGCTGAGCAGGCAAAGAgcatgcctctggactggccTGCCCCCAAGAGCGTAGTCAGTGAAATCAAG AGGGAGCCGCTGACCAGGGCGAGAAGTGAGGAGATGGGGCGGACGGTCCCAGGTCTTCCCGACGGCTGGATGAAG TTCCTGGACACGGTGACGGGAACGTACCGGTACTACCACTCCCCCACCAACAGGGTACACCTGTACCCCCCGGAAGTGAGCGTTTCCCAGACGCCCCCAGCCACGCCTCCAACCCACAAACAGAAGAAAGTGCAGCGGCACGCCGCCGAGCCCGACAGTGACCACGCCAAACTGAAACGCTCTTACTCGTCGCCCGACATCACGCAGTCACTTCAAGATGAGGGACCCAAGAAGCTGCCGGCCACACCCTTCATCAACAGAGAGATCAA GCCGCCCAGAGTGACCCCTTACGCAAAAACCGAGATCTCCTGGCTCTCTGCCGCCAAAATCCGCAACCTGAACCCCATGTTTGGGGGACTGGGGGCGTCACTGACCGGGCTGCGCAACCTTGGCAACACTTGTTACATGAACTCCATCTTGCAATGTCTGTGTAACACTCCTGCCATGGCCGAGTACTTCAATAAGAACTACTACCAGGAAGACATCAATAG GTTCAACATCTTGGGGCACAAGGGTGAGGTGGCAGAGGAGTTTGGTGTGGTTGTGAAAGCGCTGTGGTCTGGGCTGTATAAGTACATCAGCCCCCGGGATTTCAAGGTCACCATCGGCAAGATCAATGAGCAGTTCGCCGGCTACGAGCAGCAGGATTCCCAGGAGCTGCTGCTCTTCCTCATGGACGGTCTCCATGAGGACCTGAACAAA GCTGACAACCGCAAAAGGTACAAGGAGGAAACCATTGACCACCTGGATGATTTCAAGGCAGCAGAATTAGCCTGGAGTAAACACAAGCTGCTCAATGAGTCCGTCATCGTAGCCCTGTTCCAGGGTCAGTTCAAATCCACCGTTCAGTGTCTAACATGCCACCGGAAGTCCCGCACCTTCGAGACGTTCATGTACCTCTCCCTGCCACTGGCATCCACCAACAGGTGCACCCTGCAG GACTGCCTGAAGCTCTTCTCCAAAGAAGAGAAGCTAACTGATAGCAACAGGGTCTTCTGTAGACAATGTAAGGTCCACAGAGATGCCACCAAGAAGTTGGAAATCTGGAAAGTTCCACCAATTCTGCTGGTGCACTTGAAAAG ATTCTCTTATGAAGGTCGCTGGAAACAGAAGCTGCAGACGTCGGTCGACTTCCCCCTTGAGAACCTGGATTTGGCTCAATATGTCATCGGCCCAAAACACAACTTGAAAAAGTATAACTTGATCGGAGTATCT AACCACTACGGGGGACTCGACGGCGGACACTACACAGCCTACTGTAAGAACGCCCAGAAGCAGCGCTGGTTCAAGTTTGACGACCACGAGGTGACCGACGTCCCCGCATCCTCTGTCAAGTCCTCAGCCGCTTACATCTTCTTTTACACGGCCCTCTGA